In one window of uncultured Acetobacteroides sp. DNA:
- the tsaE gene encoding tRNA (adenosine(37)-N6)-threonylcarbamoyltransferase complex ATPase subunit type 1 TsaE: MIITVNELADLDAAAKKVVEAIGNRKVIALYGQMGAGKTTLIKHICKVLDVQDVVNSPSFSLVNEYQRPNGDPIYHFDFYRINKIEEAFDFGYEEYFFSNNLCLIEWPEVIEDLIPDDAVKLTIQVLGDGRREIQIT; this comes from the coding sequence ATGATTATTACGGTAAACGAGCTAGCCGACCTTGATGCAGCAGCAAAAAAGGTTGTAGAGGCTATTGGAAATAGAAAGGTTATTGCCCTATACGGGCAGATGGGTGCAGGAAAAACCACGTTGATTAAGCATATCTGTAAAGTTCTCGATGTGCAAGATGTGGTAAATAGCCCAAGTTTCTCGCTGGTAAACGAGTATCAACGCCCCAATGGCGATCCTATTTACCATTTTGATTTTTACCGTATAAATAAAATCGAAGAGGCTTTTGATTTTGGTTACGAGGAATACTTTTTCAGCAACAACCTCTGCCTTATCGAATGGCCGGAGGTAATTGAAGATTTAATTCCTGATGATGCTGTCAAGCTAACGATTCAGGTATTAGGCGATGGAAGAAGAGAGATACAAATTACATAG
- a CDS encoding Mrp/NBP35 family ATP-binding protein, translating to MSIDNQAIEKVLSQVIHPDSGDSIVALGMVENIRVEGTDIKLTLAFKKARDPFATSIKRACETAIEQAFPGFTIKGNILELVKESEPKKKAEKQVFDTLSGVKHRIAIASGKGGVGKSTVTSNLAVTLAKMGYKVGLIDADIYGPSMPKMFGLEDAMPIMVEVNGQELIEPVEKFGVKVISVGFFVKQEDALVWRGPMATNALRQIVQQVNWGNLDYLLFDLPPGTGDVHITLSTEFRPDGVIVVGTPQDVALADVVKGIKMFTSDNLHIPILGIVENMAWFTPAELPENKYYIFGKDGCKNLAQKYELPLLGQIPIVQSVCEGGDSGTPSALSNPIVAETFEQIAHGVVTELGKIS from the coding sequence ATGAGCATCGACAACCAAGCCATAGAGAAGGTTTTATCGCAGGTAATTCACCCCGACAGCGGCGATAGCATCGTTGCGCTGGGAATGGTAGAGAACATTCGAGTAGAAGGAACCGATATAAAGCTAACGCTGGCCTTCAAGAAGGCGCGCGACCCATTTGCCACCTCCATAAAGAGGGCCTGCGAAACGGCCATCGAGCAGGCGTTCCCCGGATTTACCATCAAGGGGAACATTCTTGAGCTCGTAAAGGAGAGCGAACCCAAAAAGAAGGCGGAAAAGCAGGTATTCGACACGCTGAGCGGCGTAAAGCACCGCATTGCCATCGCCTCGGGCAAGGGCGGCGTAGGCAAGTCGACCGTAACCTCCAACCTAGCCGTAACGCTCGCCAAGATGGGCTACAAAGTTGGGCTTATTGACGCTGATATCTACGGCCCGTCGATGCCCAAGATGTTCGGCCTCGAGGATGCCATGCCCATCATGGTGGAAGTTAACGGGCAGGAGCTCATCGAACCCGTCGAGAAGTTCGGCGTTAAGGTAATCTCCGTCGGATTCTTCGTCAAGCAGGAGGATGCGCTCGTTTGGCGCGGCCCAATGGCCACCAACGCCCTTCGCCAGATCGTCCAGCAGGTGAATTGGGGCAACCTCGACTACCTACTCTTCGACCTCCCCCCCGGAACTGGCGACGTACACATCACGCTCTCCACCGAATTCCGTCCCGATGGGGTTATCGTCGTAGGAACCCCTCAGGATGTCGCGCTTGCCGACGTGGTTAAGGGCATAAAGATGTTTACCAGCGACAATCTTCACATCCCGATCCTCGGAATCGTCGAAAACATGGCGTGGTTTACCCCCGCCGAACTGCCCGAGAACAAGTACTACATCTTTGGGAAGGACGGATGCAAGAACCTCGCCCAAAAATACGAGTTACCACTCCTGGGACAGATCCCAATCGTGCAAAGCGTCTGCGAAGGTGGCGATAGCGGCACCCCATCCGCCCTCTCGAACCCGATAGTTGCCGAAACCTTCGAGCAAATTGCCCACGGGGTTGTTACAGAGCTAGGAAAGATTTCGTAA
- a CDS encoding tetratricopeptide repeat protein — MKKALLIVLTGLLLGCSTQKNTLVSRTYHNVTARYNFLFNAKESYNESTAKYAKEFPYTYSSLLPVFLFSDKLAPSKTAEGMDRAILKSGMLVKYHSITAKPKNAKQDTHGQRAFYNQREFCRYVDDAYLYITKANAHLHEYGKCHQTIDQILLNYPNTDTKVDAQIWQGVIAGAEEDLIQYASSLNSANQLRNLTKAQMAFLRAAWADYYIMKNDYPKAIENLEQAVTLEGKKYDRDRYRYILGQLYLQTNKKQQAAAAFHKVARSTSSYEMAFNAQLDEARSYTAGSASDLKNVLLKMAKSDRNAPYRDQIYFTIGRIYQQDKNEKEALAYFYKALEYSAPNSNQKGITFVALADMAYDKKSFVQAQSYYDSATTNLDSGHPMFNAAQLRSKKLDRLALNMREYQRLDSLLKMSELSEAELSKLIDKKIAFLTEQQNKVQEEANTQRQYMMNQNNLTLNPSQSGSWYFYNQSTLAFGTAEFKMRWGQRKLEDNWRRKNRGTLDQIAEEKKEEEKKIEEKTSPLTREYYLKNIPKSAADKQKYIDQKQTALIEVAEAYRADVEEPREAIETLNGLTAEKISEANELKAYSIYYQSYLALNDMAGAQRYKELIASKYPKSELAQSLNTTTHSVSAQSSAANDAFAKCVELLNASKYDECLTLANQQLKDNTSALTPQFALVRAMATGGLQGREAYRKELAAVVSQYPNSEAAKTASEYLLQLDKQTLNLINSTEPTKKADTPAKSASTTSYAPSEGCHMAIIVVPSKSNFNQIKFNLVSLNLELSPEQELSINKQQYDNNNDIIVVSPFDNKKKAMDYYYALIQKQKIISQSGTENFAIFAISCDNLNLLLKDKTLEGYADFFFSSYLK; from the coding sequence TTGAAAAAGGCATTACTTATCGTACTCACTGGGCTGTTGCTGGGCTGTTCCACACAAAAGAACACGCTAGTCTCGCGTACCTACCACAACGTTACGGCGAGGTACAACTTTCTATTCAACGCCAAGGAGAGCTACAACGAAAGCACCGCGAAGTACGCCAAGGAATTCCCCTACACCTACAGCTCGCTCCTGCCAGTCTTCCTTTTCTCCGACAAGCTGGCCCCTTCGAAGACCGCCGAGGGCATGGATCGCGCCATACTCAAGAGCGGCATGCTGGTAAAGTACCATTCCATCACCGCAAAGCCTAAGAATGCCAAGCAAGACACGCATGGCCAGCGCGCATTCTACAACCAGCGCGAGTTTTGCAGGTACGTAGACGATGCCTACCTCTACATCACCAAGGCCAACGCCCATCTTCACGAGTACGGCAAGTGCCACCAGACCATCGACCAGATTCTGCTCAACTACCCCAACACCGATACCAAGGTAGATGCCCAAATATGGCAGGGCGTTATCGCCGGAGCCGAAGAGGACCTCATCCAGTACGCCAGCTCGCTGAATTCCGCCAACCAGCTTCGCAACCTTACCAAAGCACAGATGGCCTTCCTCCGCGCAGCCTGGGCCGACTACTACATAATGAAGAACGACTACCCCAAAGCCATCGAAAATCTCGAGCAGGCCGTTACCCTCGAAGGCAAAAAATACGACAGGGATAGATACCGCTATATTTTAGGCCAGCTTTACCTGCAAACCAACAAGAAACAGCAGGCCGCAGCCGCATTCCACAAGGTTGCCCGAAGCACATCCTCCTACGAGATGGCTTTCAACGCCCAGCTCGACGAGGCAAGATCGTACACTGCCGGCAGCGCATCCGATCTTAAGAACGTTTTACTGAAGATGGCCAAGAGCGACCGCAATGCGCCCTATCGCGATCAGATCTACTTCACCATTGGTAGGATCTACCAGCAAGATAAGAACGAAAAGGAGGCGCTTGCCTACTTCTACAAGGCGTTGGAATACTCGGCGCCCAACAGCAACCAGAAGGGGATCACCTTTGTTGCCCTTGCCGACATGGCGTACGACAAAAAGAGCTTCGTACAGGCCCAATCGTACTACGATAGCGCAACCACCAACCTCGATAGCGGCCATCCAATGTTCAACGCCGCCCAGCTACGCTCCAAAAAGCTCGACCGCCTCGCACTAAACATGCGCGAGTACCAGCGGCTCGACAGCTTGCTGAAGATGTCGGAGCTGAGCGAGGCCGAGCTCAGCAAGCTTATCGATAAAAAGATCGCATTCCTCACCGAACAGCAGAACAAAGTTCAGGAAGAGGCCAATACGCAGCGCCAGTACATGATGAACCAGAACAACCTTACGCTAAACCCCAGCCAATCGGGCAGCTGGTACTTCTACAACCAGTCCACCCTCGCATTTGGTACCGCCGAGTTCAAGATGCGATGGGGCCAGCGCAAGCTAGAGGACAACTGGAGGCGCAAAAACAGGGGAACCCTCGACCAAATCGCCGAGGAGAAGAAGGAAGAGGAAAAGAAGATAGAGGAAAAGACCTCGCCGCTCACCCGAGAGTACTACCTAAAGAACATACCCAAGTCGGCAGCCGACAAGCAGAAGTACATCGACCAAAAGCAGACGGCCCTCATCGAAGTAGCCGAAGCCTACCGCGCAGATGTCGAAGAACCCCGCGAGGCCATCGAAACCCTTAACGGGCTAACTGCTGAAAAGATCTCGGAAGCTAACGAGCTGAAGGCATACTCCATATACTACCAGTCGTATCTAGCCCTCAACGACATGGCGGGAGCCCAGCGCTACAAGGAGCTTATCGCCAGCAAGTATCCAAAGAGCGAGCTGGCCCAGTCGCTCAACACCACCACACATTCGGTAAGCGCACAATCGTCTGCTGCCAACGATGCATTCGCCAAATGCGTCGAGCTGCTCAACGCATCCAAGTACGACGAGTGTCTCACCCTTGCCAACCAGCAGCTAAAGGATAACACCAGCGCGCTTACCCCACAATTTGCGCTTGTTAGGGCAATGGCAACAGGTGGTTTACAGGGACGAGAAGCCTACCGTAAGGAGCTTGCCGCAGTAGTCAGCCAGTACCCCAACAGCGAGGCTGCCAAAACCGCGTCGGAATACCTTCTGCAGCTCGACAAGCAAACCCTTAACCTGATAAACAGCACCGAGCCTACGAAAAAGGCAGATACCCCAGCCAAATCGGCAAGCACCACCAGCTATGCCCCATCGGAAGGCTGCCATATGGCCATTATTGTCGTTCCCAGCAAGTCAAACTTCAACCAGATTAAGTTCAACCTCGTCTCGTTGAACCTCGAACTCTCGCCCGAGCAGGAGCTAAGCATCAACAAGCAGCAATACGACAACAACAACGATATTATAGTAGTAAGCCCCTTCGACAACAAGAAGAAAGCAATGGACTACTACTATGCCCTTATCCAAAAGCAAAAGATAATCAGCCAATCGGGAACCGAAAACTTCGCCATCTTTGCAATCTCGTGCGATAACCTAAATCTTTTACTCAAGGATAAGACGCTTGAAGGGTATGCTGACTTCTTCTTTAGCAGCTACCTTAAGTAA
- a CDS encoding trypsin-like peptidase domain-containing protein, whose amino-acid sequence MIDRIRALSLAIGLLLGISAEGQDRLPLSFSVKDLSSELIPTKKLPPIPKKAPAALRSEGRSSRYLKRLEFGSTLATSISINSEGKSDTVRSTIIHRIMVKSEGAKCLTLKLSVDQVSGFDSRNIFVYTPTRTFVASVLAKLSDKSTVVLPLVPGDCAVVEVEKPVGSKAAFTISEVVHGDRLPLKGYGSDAEVSGACMVDISCAEGQEWQVEKNSIVKILIATELGERMCSGVLVNNTSKNRHPYLLTANHCILSGEDAKNSVFYFGNEKKSCGSDNIFVGYSISGATLVASGYQGKTDFALLELSQAPPAEYLPYFAGWDVRRKPFTEPGATCLHHPNGDAKKISVDFDTPIAADFNELDPTAGFEANTHWHVERWDIGATEGGSSGAALFNSKHLVVGNLTGGLADCSNPVDDYFSRINAAWSSNPDPKYQLKYWLDPAKTGDSTLLGMGNNVVFFGTIEPSNVSVYPIPVYGGTIHIRIKPAEDNSSFVYYGSLVVSLYDVNGRKLGATPFTDPSETFDYNLPTANPGMYLLEIAAKERRVVKKIIILGR is encoded by the coding sequence ATGATTGATCGAATTCGCGCCCTATCGCTTGCAATTGGCTTGCTGCTCGGCATAAGTGCAGAGGGGCAGGACCGACTTCCGCTGTCCTTTTCGGTAAAAGACCTGTCGTCGGAGCTAATTCCCACGAAAAAGCTGCCGCCAATCCCGAAAAAGGCGCCGGCTGCGCTGCGCTCCGAGGGGAGATCATCGCGCTACCTGAAGCGGCTGGAGTTTGGATCGACCCTGGCAACCAGCATCAGCATAAATTCCGAGGGAAAATCGGATACCGTACGCTCAACCATCATCCATAGAATAATGGTGAAGTCGGAAGGCGCGAAGTGCCTTACCCTTAAGCTGAGCGTCGACCAGGTAAGCGGGTTCGATAGCCGTAATATCTTCGTGTATACCCCCACCCGAACCTTCGTTGCCAGCGTGCTGGCCAAGCTTTCCGATAAGTCGACCGTGGTGCTACCCCTGGTGCCCGGCGATTGTGCCGTTGTGGAGGTCGAAAAACCAGTGGGCAGCAAGGCGGCCTTTACCATCAGCGAGGTGGTGCATGGCGATAGGCTTCCGCTTAAAGGGTACGGCTCGGATGCCGAGGTTTCGGGCGCGTGCATGGTGGATATTTCGTGCGCAGAGGGGCAGGAGTGGCAGGTGGAGAAGAACAGCATCGTGAAAATACTCATCGCCACCGAGCTGGGCGAGCGGATGTGCTCGGGGGTGCTGGTAAACAACACGTCGAAGAATAGGCATCCCTACCTGCTTACGGCCAACCACTGCATTCTATCGGGGGAGGACGCCAAAAACTCGGTTTTCTACTTCGGAAACGAGAAGAAGAGCTGCGGATCGGACAACATCTTTGTGGGATACTCCATCTCGGGCGCTACGCTGGTGGCCTCGGGTTACCAGGGGAAGACCGACTTCGCGCTGCTGGAGCTCTCGCAGGCGCCACCCGCCGAATACCTCCCCTACTTTGCCGGATGGGACGTCCGCCGTAAGCCTTTTACCGAGCCAGGTGCAACCTGCCTGCATCATCCCAACGGCGATGCCAAAAAAATATCCGTCGACTTCGATACACCTATCGCCGCCGACTTCAACGAGCTCGACCCCACCGCCGGATTCGAGGCCAACACCCACTGGCATGTCGAGCGATGGGACATTGGGGCTACCGAAGGCGGCTCGTCGGGGGCGGCGCTCTTCAACAGCAAGCATTTGGTTGTTGGAAACCTCACCGGGGGCCTGGCCGACTGCTCGAACCCCGTTGATGACTACTTCTCGCGCATCAACGCCGCATGGAGCAGCAATCCCGACCCTAAATATCAGCTGAAATACTGGCTCGACCCCGCCAAAACGGGCGATTCGACCCTTTTGGGCATGGGCAACAACGTCGTTTTCTTCGGCACCATCGAGCCCAGCAACGTCAGCGTTTACCCGATACCCGTTTACGGCGGCACCATCCATATCCGCATCAAGCCAGCCGAGGATAACAGCTCGTTTGTGTACTACGGATCGCTGGTGGTGAGCCTCTACGACGTCAACGGACGCAAGCTGGGCGCTACGCCCTTTACCGATCCCTCCGAAACCTTCGACTACAACCTGCCAACCGCCAATCCCGGCATGTACCTGCTCGAGATTGCCGCCAAAGAGCGGAGGGTGGTCAAGAAAATTATCATTCTCGGCCGCTAG
- a CDS encoding NifU family protein, which translates to MEANSSLVERIEGALDTIRPFLKNDGGDVQLAEITPDMVVKVVLLGACGSCPFSLMTLKNGIELAIKRDVPEIREVIAIQDDEIVL; encoded by the coding sequence ATGGAAGCCAACAGCAGCTTGGTAGAACGGATTGAAGGCGCGCTTGATACTATACGCCCATTTTTGAAGAATGACGGCGGAGATGTGCAGCTTGCCGAGATCACCCCCGATATGGTGGTGAAGGTAGTGCTGCTCGGCGCCTGCGGCAGCTGCCCCTTCAGCCTAATGACCCTAAAAAACGGCATCGAGCTGGCAATAAAGCGAGACGTTCCTGAAATAAGAGAGGTTATAGCCATCCAGGATGACGAGATTGTGCTGTAG
- a CDS encoding energy transducer TonB gives MGDIVNENQSKGFVRWIIDHQVGLLGTIVFHLLVMVFVIALKLNPVKDVKDKIYLEFQEPPAAPNADPAKFVQELLKKADSQIIKQSQDNRATTVRNVAVNTNLDKLTDKLVDDKFGRSNPVYEEARQLAARMKDNQQLYKKSLEAADKTPSSQHGQMGSGGARSSSEKAYKGASVLSYSVQGRQGTYLPVPAYLCEGGGDVVVNITINQRGSVVDAAISARTTASECLFAEALKAAKRSRFTMDEKAPATQKGSITYRFVAQ, from the coding sequence ATGGGAGATATCGTTAACGAGAATCAGTCGAAAGGCTTTGTGCGGTGGATAATTGATCATCAGGTGGGGTTGTTGGGCACAATTGTGTTTCACCTGCTGGTGATGGTTTTCGTGATAGCCTTAAAACTTAATCCGGTAAAGGATGTCAAGGATAAGATTTACCTAGAGTTTCAAGAACCACCTGCTGCTCCCAATGCTGATCCTGCGAAGTTTGTTCAGGAACTTTTAAAAAAAGCAGATTCCCAAATAATCAAACAATCTCAAGATAACAGGGCAACCACTGTACGAAATGTTGCTGTAAATACTAACCTAGACAAGCTTACCGATAAACTTGTTGATGATAAGTTTGGTAGGTCGAATCCTGTTTATGAAGAGGCTCGGCAGTTGGCAGCCCGAATGAAGGATAACCAGCAGCTCTACAAGAAGTCGTTGGAAGCAGCAGACAAGACACCATCCAGTCAGCATGGACAAATGGGCAGTGGTGGTGCACGTTCGAGTTCGGAAAAGGCTTATAAGGGTGCTTCGGTGCTTTCTTACTCGGTTCAAGGACGCCAGGGAACCTACTTACCTGTGCCTGCCTATCTTTGCGAGGGTGGTGGAGACGTGGTTGTAAACATTACGATAAACCAGCGAGGATCTGTTGTTGATGCTGCAATATCGGCACGAACAACAGCAAGCGAATGCCTCTTTGCAGAAGCCCTAAAAGCCGCCAAACGTTCACGCTTTACTATGGATGAAAAGGCACCTGCTACCCAAAAAGGATCGATAACCTACCGTTTTGTAGCTCAGTAG
- a CDS encoding alanine dehydrogenase has protein sequence MVVENGKTKTSFPFAWGFNPQEEMLEVSRKTKKLTIGIPKETTCGETRMPLTPEAVKLLTQRGHDVIIEADAGLNANFSNLYYSENGATIVQTPQEVFTADIVIKVSPFSIDEVALMNVNQTIISSLHLNKYTADFIKAVMHKKVTAIASDAIKDADGCYPIVRSMSSIAGSTAILVAAELMSTTNKGKGVLLGSIPGITPAEVVILGASTAGEYAARAAMGLGAEVKIIDHSIRRLTEIQQLLGQRVFTSNFHPQIIEKILKTADVVIATIIPEDSQNRIQIDDDLVKVMKHGAVIIDLTVDKGGSFASSEYKTNNDPPFVKHNVIHYCIPNITSRVARTASIALSNVYMPLLDSIADAPSIKAYLKENTGIRNGVYVFNGMLTNSYLGDVYNIPSKDIDLLMAAF, from the coding sequence ATGGTAGTGGAGAATGGCAAAACGAAGACTAGTTTCCCGTTTGCATGGGGCTTTAACCCACAAGAAGAAATGCTGGAAGTGAGCCGAAAGACAAAAAAGCTCACCATTGGTATTCCCAAAGAAACTACTTGTGGAGAAACACGTATGCCGCTTACCCCAGAGGCGGTCAAGCTCCTCACCCAACGAGGGCACGACGTCATTATCGAAGCTGATGCAGGCCTAAATGCCAACTTCTCGAACCTGTACTATTCCGAGAATGGCGCAACCATTGTTCAAACGCCACAAGAAGTATTTACTGCGGATATCGTTATAAAGGTTTCCCCGTTTAGCATTGATGAGGTTGCCTTGATGAACGTCAACCAAACCATCATCTCCTCCCTTCACCTCAACAAGTACACTGCCGACTTCATAAAGGCAGTCATGCATAAAAAGGTTACTGCTATTGCCTCTGATGCCATAAAAGATGCTGATGGCTGTTACCCAATCGTTCGCTCGATGAGCTCCATTGCAGGATCTACGGCAATTCTTGTTGCCGCCGAACTAATGAGCACCACCAATAAAGGCAAAGGCGTGCTTCTAGGAAGCATCCCTGGCATTACTCCTGCCGAAGTCGTAATTCTTGGAGCAAGCACCGCAGGCGAATACGCTGCACGAGCCGCTATGGGATTAGGTGCCGAAGTTAAAATCATCGACCACTCCATAAGACGGCTTACCGAAATTCAGCAGCTGCTTGGTCAACGAGTTTTTACCAGCAACTTTCACCCACAAATCATCGAGAAAATTCTGAAAACCGCAGATGTGGTAATTGCCACCATCATCCCAGAAGACTCTCAGAACAGAATCCAAATTGACGATGACCTCGTAAAGGTTATGAAGCATGGTGCTGTTATTATCGACCTCACCGTCGACAAAGGCGGTTCGTTTGCATCCTCGGAATACAAGACCAACAACGATCCTCCATTCGTAAAGCATAACGTTATCCATTACTGCATCCCCAATATTACCTCACGAGTTGCACGTACGGCATCCATTGCCCTTAGCAACGTATACATGCCACTGCTAGACAGCATTGCTGATGCACCAAGCATAAAAGCCTACTTAAAAGAAAATACAGGAATTCGTAACGGAGTTTACGTCTTTAACGGAATGCTGACAAACAGCTATCTTGGAGATGTCTACAATATCCCATCAAAGGATATTGATTTGCTAATGGCAGCCTTTTAG
- a CDS encoding SPOR domain-containing protein codes for MNISHYIQELLFTKQKVVLPYIGSFEMVSKPAHIDGATGTITPPSKSIKFIHNEGTDYSALVNHIAKKNGISTTKALKQICAFSEEINNRLHNGEEFEIEGIGILRVIGSGTVIFLPFSSYSNLGESFGLPTISIGKKAKLEEVAEQDVISEADLEGQSTPETSPIVKKEEEELFELIDDFVEEPLPSAAEVQPEKVESSEAGKTPAIEEEKHIISEEKKEDIEETSPIIEKKSEEKPTVEIPIEKAPVEPAREVQQPHFFKEKTFKNDEVLEEKTDIETATRRSKHSWIWPLLVVICILAIGLVALYHYNPNIFAFIIPSDKEMVVEPAVPADVDSSYYKTLTSAATDTSSVDSTRADSARANLQKIDSTSKKTPTGKKIVKTPSFSTKRPMTKEEMETLINEKLKLNNSSSAKTNDTQQRAAVNRQIQQEVKPSKQATTKGYSVIAASVASMDEAKKIAEVLKTKGYNPQIMEGGKGKIRISIGSYPTSRQAINAANSAKKKIGINAWILNP; via the coding sequence GTGAATATTAGCCACTACATCCAAGAACTACTCTTCACCAAACAAAAGGTAGTACTACCTTACATTGGCTCCTTTGAGATGGTGAGTAAGCCCGCACATATAGATGGTGCAACGGGAACCATTACTCCTCCATCTAAAAGCATAAAATTCATACATAATGAGGGAACAGACTATTCTGCTCTGGTAAACCATATTGCAAAAAAAAATGGCATTTCTACGACAAAGGCTCTTAAACAAATCTGTGCTTTTTCGGAAGAAATAAACAATCGTCTGCACAATGGTGAGGAATTTGAAATAGAAGGCATTGGCATACTACGAGTAATAGGAAGCGGAACTGTAATCTTTCTTCCTTTTTCGAGCTATAGCAACCTTGGCGAATCGTTTGGACTACCAACAATAAGCATCGGTAAAAAGGCCAAACTCGAAGAAGTAGCAGAGCAAGACGTTATTTCAGAAGCAGACCTAGAAGGTCAATCAACACCAGAGACCTCTCCTATTGTGAAGAAAGAAGAGGAAGAACTCTTCGAACTTATTGATGACTTTGTTGAGGAGCCATTACCCTCAGCTGCAGAAGTTCAACCAGAGAAAGTAGAAAGCAGCGAAGCAGGTAAGACACCTGCTATCGAAGAAGAAAAACATATTATTTCGGAAGAGAAAAAAGAAGATATTGAGGAAACTTCTCCAATTATAGAGAAGAAATCTGAAGAAAAGCCTACTGTAGAGATTCCTATTGAAAAAGCACCTGTAGAACCTGCAAGAGAAGTCCAACAGCCTCATTTTTTTAAAGAGAAAACCTTTAAAAACGATGAAGTACTGGAAGAAAAAACAGACATAGAAACAGCAACCCGAAGAAGCAAGCATAGCTGGATTTGGCCTTTGCTAGTTGTTATTTGCATCCTAGCGATTGGGCTTGTTGCCTTGTACCACTACAATCCCAATATATTTGCCTTTATCATTCCTAGCGATAAAGAAATGGTAGTAGAACCTGCTGTTCCTGCGGATGTAGACTCTTCGTACTACAAAACCCTTACAAGCGCTGCTACCGATACATCGTCAGTAGATAGTACCAGAGCAGATAGCGCAAGGGCTAACCTACAGAAGATTGATAGTACATCTAAGAAGACTCCAACGGGGAAAAAGATAGTAAAGACTCCATCCTTCTCTACAAAAAGACCAATGACCAAGGAAGAGATGGAGACCCTAATAAACGAAAAGCTGAAGTTGAACAATTCATCATCAGCGAAAACTAACGACACCCAGCAAAGAGCCGCAGTAAACAGACAAATACAACAAGAGGTAAAGCCATCGAAACAAGCAACAACAAAGGGCTACAGTGTTATTGCCGCAAGCGTTGCAAGCATGGATGAAGCCAAAAAGATAGCAGAGGTGCTGAAAACAAAAGGCTACAATCCTCAAATAATGGAAGGAGGTAAAGGGAAAATCCGAATAAGCATAGGTAGCTACCCAACCTCCCGACAAGCTATTAATGCGGCTAACTCCGCAAAGAAGAAAATTGGTATAAATGCTTGGATCCTGAATCCCTGA
- the cysK gene encoding cysteine synthase A produces the protein MRVTSIVDVIGNTPHLKINKLFGNDYEVWVKLERQNPGGSIKDRVALSMIRDAEKKGILKKDSVIVEPTSGNTGIGLALVGAALGYKVVLVMPESMSVERRAIMSAYGAEFVLTPREKGMKGAIERANEIAAENPKVWIPMQFDNPANILAHEETTALEIIEDFPEGIDYLITGVGTGGHITGVARVLKKKWPNLKVYAVEPAASPVISGGQPSSHPLQGIGAGFIPKNLDTSLLDGVIQVDGKDAFDFARRAASQEGLFVGISSGASLSAINQKLPDIHKGARILTFNYDTGERYLSVPNLFLQEDGTAF, from the coding sequence ATGAGAGTAACTTCAATCGTTGATGTGATAGGCAATACGCCTCACCTAAAGATCAACAAGCTATTTGGTAATGACTACGAAGTTTGGGTTAAGCTCGAAAGGCAAAACCCTGGTGGTAGCATTAAGGATCGCGTTGCGCTATCGATGATTCGCGATGCCGAGAAAAAGGGAATTCTAAAGAAGGATTCAGTAATTGTTGAGCCGACATCGGGTAATACGGGTATTGGATTGGCGCTAGTTGGTGCTGCGCTTGGCTACAAGGTAGTGCTGGTGATGCCCGAATCAATGTCGGTAGAGCGCCGTGCCATCATGAGCGCTTACGGAGCCGAATTCGTACTTACACCTCGCGAAAAGGGAATGAAAGGTGCCATAGAGCGAGCAAACGAGATTGCTGCAGAGAACCCCAAGGTTTGGATTCCGATGCAGTTTGATAATCCAGCAAACATTCTTGCGCACGAAGAGACAACAGCTCTTGAAATTATCGAAGATTTCCCTGAAGGAATAGATTACCTGATTACCGGAGTAGGAACAGGTGGTCATATAACAGGAGTTGCTCGCGTGTTGAAGAAGAAGTGGCCTAACCTAAAGGTTTATGCCGTTGAGCCAGCTGCCTCGCCAGTTATAAGCGGAGGTCAACCATCTTCTCATCCTTTGCAGGGTATCGGTGCCGGCTTTATCCCAAAGAATTTGGACACCTCTCTCCTAGATGGCGTTATTCAGGTTGATGGGAAAGATGCCTTCGATTTTGCGCGAAGGGCTGCATCACAAGAAGGCCTATTTGTTGGAATTTCTAGTGGTGCATCGCTATCTGCAATTAACCAGAAGTTGCCAGATATCCATAAGGGAGCAAGAATCCTCACCTTTAACTACGATACTGGCGAACGCTACCTGTCGGTTCCCAACCTATTCCTACAGGAAGATGGGACAGCGTTCTAA